The following coding sequences lie in one Capsicum annuum cultivar UCD-10X-F1 chromosome 5, UCD10Xv1.1, whole genome shotgun sequence genomic window:
- the LOC107870617 gene encoding uncharacterized protein LOC107870617 isoform X5: MQSLSFNFKGGTKLSWRSGVEVSRQQRGNVKIMACVPESESRSSSLSRSQTYALLKQQMDVAAKYEDYKEAARLRDSLKIFEDAEPVLRLRRLVKEAIAEERFEDAARFRDELKNIAPHSLLKCSSDATTLGIRIKVRSVYIEGRSHPSKGLYFFAYRISITNNSDRPVQLLRRHWIITDANGKTENVWGIGVIGEQPVIHPNTGFEYSSACPLGTPSGRMVHHEEEENHDSLILHTHARIHVHIHTLPLLPFNSRG; the protein is encoded by the exons ATGCAATCACTGAGTTTTAATTTTAAGGGGGGAACGAAATTGTCATGGCGCAGTGGAGTGGAAGTAAGTAGGCAACAAAGGGGAAATGTAAAAATTATGGCGTGTGTACCTGAGTCTGAGAGCCGGAGTTCGTCCCTTTCCCGTAGCCAGACTTATGCTCTTTTGAAACAGCAAATGGATGTCGCCGCCAAATATGAG GACTACAAAGAGGCGGCGAGACTTCGtgattctttgaaaatatttgagGATGCAGAGCCTGTTTTGCGGCTTAGGAGATTGGTGAAAGAGGCTATTGCAGAAGAGAGGTTTGAG GATGCAGCGAGGTTCCGCGATGAGTTAAAGAATATTGCCCCACATTCACTCTTGAAATGTTCAAGTGATGCAACAACACTG GGAATCAGGATTAAAGTTAGAAGTGTGTATATAGAAGGTCGAAGTCATCCTTCAAAAGGCCTTTATTTTTTTGCTTATAGAATAAGCATTACCAACAACTCAGATCGTCCTGTTCAACTTCTGAGAAGGCACTGGATCATCACTGATGCTAACGGAAAAACAGAAAATGTCTG GGGAATTGGTGTTATTGGTGAACAACCAGTGATACATCCCAACACTGGTTTTGAGTACTCTTCTGCATGCCCATTAGGAACTCCAAGTGGAAGAATG GTCCATCACGAGGAAGAAGAAAATCATGATTCGCTTATCCTACACACACATGCGCGCATACATGTACACATACATACTCTTCCGCTCCTTCCCTTCAATTCTAGAGGATGA
- the LOC107870617 gene encoding uncharacterized protein LOC107870617 isoform X1, with amino-acid sequence MQSLSFNFKGGTKLSWRSGVEVSRQQRGNVKIMACVPESESRSSSLSRSQTYALLKQQMDVAAKYEDYKEAARLRDSLKIFEDAEPVLRLRRLVKEAIAEERFEDAARFRDELKNIAPHSLLKCSSDATTLTCCRYLDSYRLHPQTDSQATPPFLPSLDGPWDFPIVSTIALTCAERKLSFLETFFHWHYIIDTGTTALRSVGREFTWTSFHIYSKIDKAIVNADWLLQMPQGEVVIMNPVFSYHSPLSVDIGDGNISGPHPFRFFNCLADHKDFMTVMEIFWARQVRKTVLHGLWLRIKADYTRGVLSTFMKVKIAKILEDMNFYPS; translated from the exons ATGCAATCACTGAGTTTTAATTTTAAGGGGGGAACGAAATTGTCATGGCGCAGTGGAGTGGAAGTAAGTAGGCAACAAAGGGGAAATGTAAAAATTATGGCGTGTGTACCTGAGTCTGAGAGCCGGAGTTCGTCCCTTTCCCGTAGCCAGACTTATGCTCTTTTGAAACAGCAAATGGATGTCGCCGCCAAATATGAG GACTACAAAGAGGCGGCGAGACTTCGtgattctttgaaaatatttgagGATGCAGAGCCTGTTTTGCGGCTTAGGAGATTGGTGAAAGAGGCTATTGCAGAAGAGAGGTTTGAG GATGCAGCGAGGTTCCGCGATGAGTTAAAGAATATTGCCCCACATTCACTCTTGAAATGTTCAAGTGATGCAACAACACTG ACATGTTGCCGATATCTAGACTCGTACAGATTACATCCCCAAACTGACAGTCAAGCGACACCACCTTTTTTGCCTTCTTTGGATGGCCCTTGGGATTTTCCGATTGTGAGCACGATAGCATTAACATGCGCCGAGAGAAAGTTgagttttcttgaaactttttttCACTGGCACTATATAATTGACACTGGCACTACTGCGCTTAGGTCAGTTGGTAGAGAGTTTACTTGGACTAGTTTTCATATCTATAGTAAGATAGACAAGGCCATAGTTAACGCTGATTGGTTGCTTCAAATGCCTCAAGGAGAAGTGGTGATTATGAATCCTGTATTCTCGTATCATTCCCCTTTGAGTGTTGACATTGGAGATGGTAATATTAGTGGTCCTCATCCGTTTAGATTCTTTAATTGCTTGGCTGACCACAAGGATTTCATGACAGTGATGGAAATATTTTGGGCAAGACAGGTGAGGAAAACTGTCCTTCATGGCTTATGGCTTAGAATAAAGGCTGATTATACAAGAGGTGTTTTGTCGACGTTCATGAAGGTGAAGATTGCAAAAATATTGGAAGATATGAATTTCTATCCTAGTTAG
- the LOC107870617 gene encoding uncharacterized protein LOC107870617 isoform X4: MQSLSFNFKGGTKLSWRSGVEVSRQQRGNVKIMACVPESESRSSSLSRSQTYALLKQQMDVAAKYEDYKEAARLRDSLKIFEDAEPVLRLRRLVKEAIAEERFEDAARFRDELKNIAPHSLLKCSSDATTLGIRIKVRSVYIEGRSHPSKGLYFFAYRISITNNSDRPVQLLRRHWIITDANGKTENVWGIGVIGEQPVIHPNTGFEYSSACPLGTPSGRMEGDFEMKHIDRVGSRTFNVAIAPFSLSKVGDGSDTFSDGS, from the exons ATGCAATCACTGAGTTTTAATTTTAAGGGGGGAACGAAATTGTCATGGCGCAGTGGAGTGGAAGTAAGTAGGCAACAAAGGGGAAATGTAAAAATTATGGCGTGTGTACCTGAGTCTGAGAGCCGGAGTTCGTCCCTTTCCCGTAGCCAGACTTATGCTCTTTTGAAACAGCAAATGGATGTCGCCGCCAAATATGAG GACTACAAAGAGGCGGCGAGACTTCGtgattctttgaaaatatttgagGATGCAGAGCCTGTTTTGCGGCTTAGGAGATTGGTGAAAGAGGCTATTGCAGAAGAGAGGTTTGAG GATGCAGCGAGGTTCCGCGATGAGTTAAAGAATATTGCCCCACATTCACTCTTGAAATGTTCAAGTGATGCAACAACACTG GGAATCAGGATTAAAGTTAGAAGTGTGTATATAGAAGGTCGAAGTCATCCTTCAAAAGGCCTTTATTTTTTTGCTTATAGAATAAGCATTACCAACAACTCAGATCGTCCTGTTCAACTTCTGAGAAGGCACTGGATCATCACTGATGCTAACGGAAAAACAGAAAATGTCTG GGGAATTGGTGTTATTGGTGAACAACCAGTGATACATCCCAACACTGGTTTTGAGTACTCTTCTGCATGCCCATTAGGAACTCCAAGTGGAAGAATG GAGGGTGACTTCGAGATGAAGCATATTGACAGAGTAGGCTCACGTACATTCAATGTTGCAATTGCTCCTTTCTCTCTCTCCAAAGTTGGAGATGGCAGTGATACCTTTTCAGATGGGAGCTga
- the LOC107870617 gene encoding uncharacterized protein LOC107870617 isoform X3, translated as MQSLSFNFKGGTKLSWRSGVEVSRQQRGNVKIMACVPESESRSSSLSRSQTYALLKQQMDVAAKYEDYKEAARLRDSLKIFEDAEPVLRLRRLVKEAIAEERFEDAARFRDELKNIAPHSLLKCSSDATTLGIRIKVRSVYIEGRSHPSKGLYFFAYRISITNNSDRPVQLLRRHWIITDANGKTENVWGIGVIGEQPVIHPNTGFEYSSACPLGTPSGRMSNVRNSEEKKISIVTRMCRRIEQNKLWNLANYAIMRVTSR; from the exons ATGCAATCACTGAGTTTTAATTTTAAGGGGGGAACGAAATTGTCATGGCGCAGTGGAGTGGAAGTAAGTAGGCAACAAAGGGGAAATGTAAAAATTATGGCGTGTGTACCTGAGTCTGAGAGCCGGAGTTCGTCCCTTTCCCGTAGCCAGACTTATGCTCTTTTGAAACAGCAAATGGATGTCGCCGCCAAATATGAG GACTACAAAGAGGCGGCGAGACTTCGtgattctttgaaaatatttgagGATGCAGAGCCTGTTTTGCGGCTTAGGAGATTGGTGAAAGAGGCTATTGCAGAAGAGAGGTTTGAG GATGCAGCGAGGTTCCGCGATGAGTTAAAGAATATTGCCCCACATTCACTCTTGAAATGTTCAAGTGATGCAACAACACTG GGAATCAGGATTAAAGTTAGAAGTGTGTATATAGAAGGTCGAAGTCATCCTTCAAAAGGCCTTTATTTTTTTGCTTATAGAATAAGCATTACCAACAACTCAGATCGTCCTGTTCAACTTCTGAGAAGGCACTGGATCATCACTGATGCTAACGGAAAAACAGAAAATGTCTG GGGAATTGGTGTTATTGGTGAACAACCAGTGATACATCCCAACACTGGTTTTGAGTACTCTTCTGCATGCCCATTAGGAACTCCAAGTGGAAGAATG AGCAATGTTCGGAACTCGGAAGAGAAAAAGATTTCAATTGTCACAAGGATGTGCAGAAGAATAGAACAAAACAAACTCTGGAATCTGGCAAACTATGCAATAAT GAGGGTGACTTCGAGATGA
- the LOC107870617 gene encoding uncharacterized protein LOC107870617 isoform X2, whose product MQSLSFNFKGGTKLSWRSGVEVSRQQRGNVKIMACVPESESRSSSLSRSQTYALLKQQMDVAAKYEDYKEAARLRDSLKIFEDAEPVLRLRRLVKEAIAEERFEDAARFRDELKNIAPHSLLKCSSDATTLGIRIKVRSVYIEGRSHPSKGLYFFAYRISITNNSDRPVQLLRRHWIITDANGKTENVWGIGVIGEQPVIHPNTGFEYSSACPLGTPSGRMSNVRNSEEKKISIVTRMCRRIEQNKLWNLANYAIIYGYQDSVWNCRC is encoded by the exons ATGCAATCACTGAGTTTTAATTTTAAGGGGGGAACGAAATTGTCATGGCGCAGTGGAGTGGAAGTAAGTAGGCAACAAAGGGGAAATGTAAAAATTATGGCGTGTGTACCTGAGTCTGAGAGCCGGAGTTCGTCCCTTTCCCGTAGCCAGACTTATGCTCTTTTGAAACAGCAAATGGATGTCGCCGCCAAATATGAG GACTACAAAGAGGCGGCGAGACTTCGtgattctttgaaaatatttgagGATGCAGAGCCTGTTTTGCGGCTTAGGAGATTGGTGAAAGAGGCTATTGCAGAAGAGAGGTTTGAG GATGCAGCGAGGTTCCGCGATGAGTTAAAGAATATTGCCCCACATTCACTCTTGAAATGTTCAAGTGATGCAACAACACTG GGAATCAGGATTAAAGTTAGAAGTGTGTATATAGAAGGTCGAAGTCATCCTTCAAAAGGCCTTTATTTTTTTGCTTATAGAATAAGCATTACCAACAACTCAGATCGTCCTGTTCAACTTCTGAGAAGGCACTGGATCATCACTGATGCTAACGGAAAAACAGAAAATGTCTG GGGAATTGGTGTTATTGGTGAACAACCAGTGATACATCCCAACACTGGTTTTGAGTACTCTTCTGCATGCCCATTAGGAACTCCAAGTGGAAGAATG AGCAATGTTCGGAACTCGGAAGAGAAAAAGATTTCAATTGTCACAAGGATGTGCAGAAGAATAGAACAAAACAAACTCTGGAATCTGGCAAACTATGCAATAAT ATATGGTTATCAGGATTCAGTTTGGAATTGCAGATGTTAA